AGCCGGGATGGTGAATCCGGAATCGGACAAACGCGCCCCCGAAAACCCCATGATCCCGGTCTCCCATCATGTCATTATTCCAATGGGGGCGTCGGTTCTCTTCTCCCAGACGATAATGTACTAAAAAAAAATTTACAACCTAATTCAGGCCCTCCCGGACCTTCAGACCCGCACATCCCCGGGGCATACTTTTCCGACCTGTGCGGCGAGGCTTCCCCCATGCTGAATCTTCCTTCTGCATGGGAAGCGCAAAGGTCGCACTTTTTGCCGGGCGTTTTCGTATGATCTCGAAAAATTAGAGGATTTTTCCCACGAGATCGTAGGTATGCGCTTCTGTAATCCGAACAGGCATGATCTCCCCGATGATACCCTCCCCTTCATTGATAAGGACGCCTGTATCCACGTCCGGGGCCATTGTCTCCGTCCTTCCGGCCAGCAACAGGTCGGTTTCGGGGCTGGGGCCTTCAATCAGTACAGGAAAAATCCCACCGACCTTTCGAGTGTTTAATTTTTTTGAAATTTCCGCCTGAATGTTCATGATCCGGGCCGCCCTTTTTTGAGCCGTATCACGGTCAACCGCCGGTTGAAGCCGGGTGGCGTGTGCCCCCTTCTCAGGGCTGAAGGCGAATACCCCCAAATAGTCCAGTTCGGCTGTTGTCACAAAACCACAGAGCTGATCGAACATCTCTTCTGTTTCGCCTGGAAACCCCACCATCAGGGTCGTTCGAATGCTGATGTCCCGCTTTCTACCCCTGATCCTTTCAATCAATTCTTCCGGTGTCTCCTTGTGAGGATCGCGTCCCATGGCTGCCAGGAGATGTTGATTCACATGCTGAAGCGGGATATCCAGGTAGGGACAGATGCTCTCCTCCCTATCCATGATGTCCAGCAGGGACTCCGATACCCGATTCGGGTGAAGGTATAACAGCCGGATCCACCGGATGCCGTTTATCCGGACCAATCTCTCCAGTAATTCGTTAAGCCGGGGTTCGCCGTACAGATCTTTCCCGTATAGGCTGGTATCCTGCGCAATCAGATTGATCTCCTTGACGCCCCTGCCGGCCATCTCCTCGGCCTCCCGGACCAGAGATGTCAGCTGTCGGCTCCTGAAAGGACCTCTCAATTTTGGGATGATGCAATATGTGCATCGGTGAGAGCATCCTTCTGCGATCTTGAGATAAGCGGTGTAAAAGGGGGTCGTCTGCACTCTGGGGACATGATGGTCGGCCAGGAAGGCGGGGCGGCAGATAAAAAACGGCTGGGACGCCATCGCCTCTCTGCCGAGGATCTCTGCCACACGGGAGATCTCTCCTGTTCCCAGCCACCCATCCACCTCAGGGATCTCCCTCGCCAATTTATAGCCGTAGCGTTGCACAAAGCAACCGGCCACCACCAGTCTCCTTAGTCGCCCTTTTTTC
This Deltaproteobacteria bacterium DNA region includes the following protein-coding sequences:
- the rimO gene encoding 30S ribosomal protein S12 methylthiotransferase RimO, which produces MEKSRKVALISLGCAKNMVDSEHMLGMLQANGFTLVSGVDEAEFVVINTCGFLESAVEEAIDTILETARLKKKGRLRRLVVAGCFVQRYGYKLAREIPEVDGWLGTGEISRVAEILGREAMASQPFFICRPAFLADHHVPRVQTTPFYTAYLKIAEGCSHRCTYCIIPKLRGPFRSRQLTSLVREAEEMAGRGVKEINLIAQDTSLYGKDLYGEPRLNELLERLVRINGIRWIRLLYLHPNRVSESLLDIMDREESICPYLDIPLQHVNQHLLAAMGRDPHKETPEELIERIRGRKRDISIRTTLMVGFPGETEEMFDQLCGFVTTAELDYLGVFAFSPEKGAHATRLQPAVDRDTAQKRAARIMNIQAEISKKLNTRKVGGIFPVLIEGPSPETDLLLAGRTETMAPDVDTGVLINEGEGIIGEIMPVRITEAHTYDLVGKIL